A region of the Gemmatimonadota bacterium genome:
GGTCCTGGAACGCTACGGCGAGCTGGTGATGGAGGGAGCCCGGTTGGCCATCGACACCTTCAGGAGCGCGACCGAAAGGGACGTGGACCTGCGCGTGGCCGACGACGGCTCGGACCAGGCTTTGGGCGCCCGGCTGGTGCTGTCGCTCGAGGAGCAGGGCGCCGACGGCATCCTGGGGCCGCTCCTGAGCGAGTCTCTGACCGCGGCCGCGGACGCCCGCGTCAATACCGACGTGCCCATGATCAGCCCAACCGCCTCGGAGCACCCATCGGCCGACAGGAACGCGTACACCCTCAACGGGCCCAACCCCGTCGACGCGGAGACGCTGGCCGACTACGCGCTGCGGCGCGGCTTCGCGCGGGTGGCCATCGTGCACCCGCGCACGCCCGGCTTCGAATTGCTCGCGGCGGCCTTCCGGGACCGGCTCGTGGCGGGCGGGCGCGAACCGACGCTGATCATTCCCTATGCGCCCGAAAAAACCACATTCCGCGACGTCATCGAAGAGATGACCGCGGCGGGCGTCGAGGTGGTGTACGCGCCGACGGATCAGCGCGGCGTGCGTCAGCTGGCGCCGCAGCTCGCGTTCCTGGGAGACAGCCTCGCCACGCTCGAGGTGCTCGGCAACGACGCGTGGGCGTCCGACGAGGTCCTTCGCCTGGTCGAGCCAGGGGCGCTCGAGGGCGTGGTCGCGGCCACCTCGGCGGGCGCGACGACGGCCGACACGATGCACGCGGCGTTCGTGGAGCGCTACGAATCCACCTACCGGCGCACGCTGGACAATCCTTTCCCGGCGCTGGCCTACGACGCCACCTTGCTGCTGCTGAGGCAGGCCGCCGCGGGCCGGGAGGGGGAGGAAGCGCAGGGGATCGCCGCCGACACCTGGCACCGCGGTGCCACGGGCTGGATAGGCGTCCGCGACGGCATCATCGTGCGCCGGCCGCGGCTGGTGCGGATCGAGGCCGGGCGCGTCATGCCCATCGCGTTGGCCGAGTAGTGTCAATGCGCGAGCGGCTGGCTCGGCTCGAAGAGCTCCGCACGGAGGCGGCGAAGGGCGGCGGCGAGCGGCGCCTGGCGACGCAGCACGAGCGCGGCAAGCTGTCGGCGCGCGAACGCCTGGACCTGCTCCTGGACGAAGAGAGCTTCGTCGAGCTGGACCGCTTCGTGACCCACCGGGCCACCGGGTTCGGGCTCGAAGAGCAGCGCATCCTGGGGGACGGCGTCGTTACCGGGTGGGGCACCATTCACGGACGGCTCGTCTACGTGTTCAGCCAGGACTTCACCGTATTCGGCGGCTCGCTGTCCGAAGCCCACGCGGAGAAGATCGTCAAGGTCATGGACCTGGCGCTCCGCAACGGCGCCCCCGTAATCGGCCTCAACGACTCCGGGGGGGCGCGCATCCAGGAGGGCGTCGTGAGCCTCGGTGGGTACGCGGACATCTTCCTGCGGAACACGCTGGCGTCCGGCGTGGTGCCGCAGATCAGCGCCATCCTCGGTCCGTGCGCCGGCGGCGCGGTGTACTCGCCCGCGATCACGGATTTCGTCTTCATGACGCGGGGCACGAGCTACATGTTCGTCACGGGGCCGAACGTCGTGAAGACGGTCACGCACGAGGATGTGGACATGGAAGGGCTGGGCGGCGCCGACGTGCACGCGGGTACGTCGGGGGTCGCCCACTTCGCGTGTGACAGCGAGCCCGAGTGCCTCGAGCGCATCCGCGCTCTGTTCGCCTACATTCCGCAAAACAACGGTGAGGACCCCCCCACGCGCGCGACCGAAGATCCCTTCGACCGGATGGACGAGGCGCTGCTGGACGTGGTCCCGGACGATCCGTCGCAGCCGTACGATATCCACGACGTGATTCGCTGCGTGGTGGACGACGGAGCGTTCTACGAGGTACAGCCCGACTTCGCCGCCAACATCGTAGTGGGCTTCGCGCACCTCGGCGGTCGGTCGGTCGGCATCGTGGCGAATCAACCCGCCGTACTCGCGGGCGTCCTGGACATCGACAGCGCGGTGAAGGGAGCGCGCTTCGTGCGCTTCTGCGACGCGTTCAACATCCCCCTCCTGGTGTTCGAAGACGTCCCGGGCTTCCTGCCGGGGGTCGCCCAGGAGCACGGAGGCATCATCCGGCACGGCGCGAAGCTGCTGTACGCGTTCTGCGAAGCGACGGTGCCTCGCCTGACGGTGATCACGCGCAAGGCTTACGGCGGCGCGTACGACGTCATGAACTCCAAGCACATCCGGGGCGACGTGAACTTCGCATGGCCGACCGCGGAGATCGCCGTGATGGGCCCCAAGGGGGCCGTCGAGATCCTGTTCCGTCGCGAGATCGCGGACGCGGACGATCCGGCGGCGGCGGCGTCCGCGCGAGAGGCGGAGTACCGAGAACGCTTTGCGCACCCATACATCGCCGCCGGACGGGGCTACGTCGACGACATCATCGACCCGCGCGAGACGCGCCCGCTCCTCATCAACGCGCTCGATACGCTGCGCGCCAAGCGCGCCAAGAATCCGCCCCGGAAGCACGGCAATATTCCACTGTGATCGCCGTTCTAAATAGTGGTATGCAACCAGATAGCTGGCGTCGGCTCAGGTGCTGACTAAAGTGCTGGTCGCGAACCGCGGCGAGATCGCCCTGCGCGTAGTCAGGGCGTGTCACGACCTGGGCGTACCGGCCGTGGCGGTATTCTCCGACGCAGATCGGACGGCGCCCCACGTGCTGGCGGCCGCTGAGGCCAGGCACTTAGGCGCCTCGCCTGCTTCCGAGAGCTATCTGCGCGGCGACGCGATCATCGCCGCGGCGCGGGAGTCGGGGTGCGACGCGGTGCACCCCGGATACGGGTTCCTGGCCGAGAACGCGGCGTTCGCGCAGGCCGTCGCGGACGCCGGCCTGATCTTCGTTGGCCCGCCCGCCGCGGCGATCGCCGCAATGGGCGACAAGACCGAGGCGCGCCGCCGCATGGCGCAGGTGGGCGTGCCGGTCGTCCCGGGGACCGTCGAGCCGCTCGAGGACCCGGACGCCGCGGCCGAGGCGGCTCGGGAAGTCGGCTACCCGGTCCTCATCAAGGCCGTCGGCGGTGGGGGCGGCAAGGGGATGCGCGTCGTCGGAGCTTCCGAGGAGCTGGCCGACGCGTTTCGGGCCGCCAGGGCCGAGGCGGTCGCCGCTTTCGGCGACGGACGAGTCTACCTGGAGCGTTTCCTCCAGGGGCCGCGACACATCGAAATCCAGGTGCTGGCAGACGCGCACGGCGCCGTGGTGCACCTGGGCGAGCGCGAGTGCTCCATTCAGCGGAGGCACCAGAAGCTCGTCGAGGAGGCGCCCTCGGGGGTGCTGAGCGCCGCGCAGCGCAAGGAGATGGGTGGCGCCGCGGTGGCGGCGGCGCGCGCCGTCGGTTACGCGAGCGCGGGCACCGTGGAGTTCCTGTGGGTGGATGGCCGGTTCTACTTTCTCGAGATGAACACCCGGCTCCAGGTGGAGCACCCCGTTACCGAGTTCGTGACGGGCATCGATCTGGTCGAATGGCAGCTGCGCGTGGCCGCCGGAGAGCGGCTGCCGTTCGAGCAGGAGGACATCCGGCTGCGCGGGCACGCCATCGAGTGCCGCATCACGAGCGAGGATCCGCGCCACGGCTTCCTGCCCTCCACCGGCGTCGTGCGCCACCTGCAAGTTCCCGCCGGGCCCGGCGTGCGCTGGGACGGCGGAATCGCGCGGGGGCAGGAGGTGACCCTCCACTACGACCCACTGCTCGGGAAGTTGATCGCGCACGCTCCCACGCGAGAGGCCGCCATCGCCCGCATGAGCCGCGCCCTGGCGGAGCTGAGGATCGTGGGCGTCGACACCAGCGTGCCCTTCCACCGGGCCCTGATGGATCACCCGGAATTCCGCGCGGGGGACCTCGACATCGGCTTCCTCGAACACCACGGTGAGGAGTTGGGGCTCGGGCCGGACGGAGACGGCAGGGACGAGGCCATCGCCGTGACGGCGGCGCTGGCGGAGCACCGCAGGCGGCGCCGCACGGCGGTCAGACGCGTCGACGGCGCGGGTCGCTCGGGGTCCCGCTGGAGAGACCTGGGATGGCGGTGACGGGCGCGGGCGTGGAGACCGTCAGGATCGACCGCATAGCCGCGGGCGGGAGAGGCGTCGCGCGGCTGGCCGACGGACGCGTGTCATTCGTACCGCTGAGCACACCGGGCGACGTCCTGGACGTCGAGGTGGTGCGCGACCGCGGGCGCTGGACAGAGGCGCGCTCGGTGCGGATCGTGGAGCGGGGCCCGGGCCGCCGCGAGCCGCCGTGTCCGCTCTACGCCCGCTGCGGCGGCTGCGCCCTCCAGCACCTCGAGTACGCGGATCAGCTGCGCGCCAAGGCGGCGATCGTGGCGGATGCGCTCGGGCGGCTGGGGAGCTGGGAGGTTGAGCCTCCCCCGGTCACCCCAGCGCCGGCGGAGTGGAGATACCGCAACCGCATGACGTTCACCGTGCGGCGCCTCAGGGGAGGGCGCGTGGTGGGGGGGCTGCACCAGCGCGACAGGCCGGGCAGGATTCTGGACGTGGACGAGCGGTGCCTGCTGCCCGACCCCGCGATCGCGCTCGCCTGGGGTCAGGTGCGCAGCGCGTGGGGAGGGGGCGCGCGCCGCCTGCCGCCCGGTAGGGAGCTGAGGTGCACGCTGCGGCTCGCCGGTCCGGGCGCCGTCGCGTTGGTGGTGGAGGGAGGTCGGCCCGGGGGGGACGCCGCGGCGCTGCTGGCCGACGCGCCCGCGCTCGAGCAGGTATGGCACCGGCAGCGCGGAGCGGAGCGGCCGACGCTGCTGGCGGCTCGGCCCGCCGAGCGCGACCCGGTCGCCGGCGAGGTCGCGGCGGGCGGCTTCGCGGGCGGGAATGCGTTCACGCAGGTCAACGAGGCCGCGGCGGGCCTGCTCCTGGATCACGTCCTGGCCGTCGTGGACGCGCGGCCGGGCTCGCGCGTGGTGGACGCCTACTGCGGCCTGGGGACGCTCGCCGGCCGGATCGCCGATGTCGGAGCCGAGGTGGTGGGCCTCGAACGTGACCCCGCCGCGGTGGACCGGGGTCGCGCCCTGGCGCCCGGCGTGGACTTCCGCTGTGGGGACGTGGAGGAATCGCTGGCCGGCGCGTTGCCGGCCGACGTGCTGGTCCTCAACCCGCCCCGCGCCGGGTTGTCGACGCTGGTGGTGGAGGCGCTACTCGCGGACGCCCCCCCTCGCGTCGTGTACGTGAGCTGTGACCCGGCGACGTTGGCGCGCGACGTGGACCGGCTCTCGTCGACGTATCGCGGCGCGTCCGTGAGCTGCTTCGACCTCTTCCCGCAGACCGCCCACGTCGAGACCGTGGTGGAGCTATGCGCTACCACGTAGCCGTCGGCGAGCGCACCTACGAGGTGGAGGTCGACGGCGACTCGGTGCGACTCGACGGCCGCGAGGTGGAGGTGGACTTGGCCTCGGCTATCGACAGCCCGGTGGGCCACCTGATGCTGGACGGGCGATCGTGGACGGTCGTCGCCGAACCGGGCGAAACGGCCGGAAGCTGGCTGGTCGCGCTCGCGGGCTCGGCGCCGGCCGAGGTGGAGGTCGTGGACGACCGGACCCTGGCGATCCGCGCGCTGACGCAGACCGGCGCGGGCACACGAGGGCCGGAGCCCCTCAAGGCGCCCATGCCTGGCCTGATCGTGCGCGTCGAGGTCGGCGAGGGGGAATCGGTCAGCGCCGGCCAGGCGGTGATCGTGATGGAGGCGATGAAGATGCAGAACGAGCTGCGCGCGGCGGCGGCGGGCGTGGTCCGGCGCGTCGCCGTGGAGCCCGGCGCCGCCGTGGAGAGGGGCGCCACCCTGGTGGAATTCGCCGAGGGGGGCTCATGAACGGGCCGGGCGAGCGCGAACGCTGGGAGGAGACGACGCTGGCGGATGCGCACGCGCGCGGGCCCGAACGCCGGGCGACGTTCGAGACGCCGGGCGGCATTCCCATCGACCCCGTCTACACCGGCCGCGACGCTCCCGCCGAGGAGGAGATCGGGTTTCCGGGCGAGTGGCCGTTCACGCGCGGCGTCCAGGCGACCATGTACCGGGGCCGTCTGTGGACCATGCGCCAGTACGCCGGGTTCGGCACCGCCGAGGAGACCAACGCGCGCTACCGCTACCTCCTGGAGCGGGGCACCACCGGCCTGAGCGTCGCGTTCGATCTGCCCACGCAGATGGGCTACGATTCCGACCACGCCATGGCGGCGGGCGAGGTGGGGCGGGTTGGCGTGGCCGTCGACGGGATCGCCGACATGCGGGCGCTGTTCGCGGACATCCCGTTGGAGCGCGTGTCCACGTCCATGACTATCAACGCCACGGCGCCCATCCTGCTCGCGCTCTACGTCGCGCTCGCCGACGAGCGCGGCGTCGCTCGCGACGAGCTCGCGGGGACCATCCAGAACGACATCCTCAAGGAGTACATCGCCCGCGGCACCTACATCTATCCCGTGGAGCCGAGCCTCAGGTTCATCACGGACGTGTTCGCGTTCTGCGCCCTCGAGCTGCCGCGCTGGAATACCGTATCCATCAGCGGCTATCACATCCGGGAGGCGGGAGCGACGGCCGCGCAGGAGGTCGCGTTCACCTTCGCCAACGCGCTCGAGTACGCCGACCGGGCGGTCGCCGCCGGACAGGACATCGAGGAATTCGGGCGCAGGCTGTCGTTCTTCTTCGCGGCCCACAACGACCTGTTCGAGGAGGTGGCGAAGTTCCGGGCCGCGCGGCGGCTGTGGGCGCACCTGGTGCGGGAGCGCTACGGCGGCTCCGATCGCGCGGCGCGGCTGCGCTTCCACACCCAGACGGGCGGCGTGACTCTGCAGGCGCAGCAACCGCAGGTGAACCTGGTGCGGGTGGCCGTTCAGGCGCTGGCGGCGGTGCTCGGCGGCACGCAGTCGCTGCACACCAACGCCTACGACGAAGCGCTCGCGTTGCCCACCGAGGAGTCGGCCGGGCTGGCGCTGCGGACGCAGCAGGTGCTGGCGCACGAAACCGGCGTCGGCGACGCGGTGGACCCGCTCGGCGGCAGCTACTACGTGGAAGCGCTGACGACCGAGATCGAGCGGCGCGCGCGCGCCTATCTGAGCCGAGTGGAAGAGCTGGGCGGGGCGGCCCGGGCGATCGGCTTCTTCCAGCAGGAGATCGAGCGCGCGGCCTACGAGCACCAGCTGGCCGTCGAGTCCGGCGAGCGCGTCGTGGTGGGCGTGAACGCCTTCCAGGAGGAGGCGACTCCACCCAGGATCGAGGCGCCGGACTTCGCCGAGCTCGAGCGACGGCAGCGCGAACGGCTGGCGGAGCTGCGGGCGGATCGAGACGACGCCGGCGTCTCGGAGGCGCTGAGCGCGGTGCGCGCGGCCGCGCTCGGCACCGACAACCTCATGCCGCCGATCATCAACGCGGTGAAGGCGGGCGCCACGCTGGGGGAGTTGAGCGACGAACTCCGGGGCGCTTGGGGGGTCTATCGTCCCGCCTGAGACGATCCACCGATCCTCAGACTCGAACCCGACGCGATGCCTACGTACGAATACCGGTGCCCGGAAGGCCACGACTTCGAGGCGTTCCAGAAGATGAGCGACCCGCCCGTGGCGAGTTGTCCCGAATGCGGGAGGGACGGCGAACGTCGGCTGTCGGGGGGCGCCGGGCTTCTGTTCAAGGGGTCGGGCTTCTACACGACCGACTATCGCTCGGAATCCTACAAGCGAGCCGCCGCATCCGAGGCCGACGCGTCCGGCGACAAGGACGCCGGCGGGGCCAAGGAGTCCTCCTCGAAGGAAGCGAAGAAGGCGCCGCCTGGATCCGGTGAAGCCAGCGGCGCGGACGCCGGATGACCGACGCCCTGGAGCGCCAGCTCGCCGAGATCGCGCGGGCGCTGGGCGTCCACGGCGCGGTGGAGGTGCACCTGGAGAAGCCGCGCAACCCGGAGCATGGGGACGTGGCGTCCAACCTCGCGCTCGTCCTGGCGGGACGCCTGGGCCGCCCTCCGCGGGAGATCGCGGCCGAGGTGCTGGAGCGTCTCGATCGGGCCGCGGCCGGCGTTGCGACGGCGGAGATCGCCGGGCCGGGCTTCATCAATTTCCGCCTCGCCTCGGGCGTCGTACGCGAGCGCCTCGCCGCCATCCTGACGGCGGCGGAGCGCTGGGGCCGCTCTTCGGCCGGACGGGGCAGGCGCGTCCAGGTGGAGTTCGTGTCGGCCAACCCCACGGGCCCTTTGCACGTGGCGCACGGGCGCGGCGCCGCGTTCGGCGACGCGATCGCCAGCTTGCTGGAGTGGACCGGCCACGACGTCGAGCGAGAGTTCTACGTCAACGACGCCGGCGCCCAGATCGACAAGCTGGGGGAGTCCGTCGAGGCCCGCTGGCGGCAGTCGCGAGGGGAAGAGGCCACGCTCCCCGAAGGCGGCTACCAGGGGGATTACGTGGTGGAGCTGGCGGGCCGGCTGGACGGCGTCCTGGGCGAGCGCCTCTCCGCAATGGACGTTGCCGAACGCTGCGCGCTGCTGGCGTTGGAAGCGAAGGCCGAGATGCGCGAGGCGCAGCGGCTGGACCTGGAGGCGTTCGGCGTGGAGTTCGACTCCTTTTTCGCCGAGTCGCGGGTCTACGAGACCGGCGCGATCGGGGCGACGTTGGACGACCTGGCCGCGCGCGGGCTGACCTACGAAGAGGGCGGAGCGCTGTGGTTGCGCACCTCCGCGCACGGGGACGACAAGGATCGGGTTTTGATCAAGAGCGACGGATCCTATACGTACTTTCTCCCCGACATCGCCTACCACAGGGACAAGGCGGAGCGCGGCTTCGAGCGCCTGATCGACGTCTGGGGGGCCGATCACCACGGCTACGTTGCGCGCATGCAGGCCGCGCTGGCCTCGCTGGGCCATCCGGGCATGCTGGATGTTCAGATCGTCCAGATGGTGCGCGTGATGCGCGACGGCGAAGAGGTGAAGCTGAGCAAGCGGGCGGGCGACATCGTGACCCTGCGTGATCTCATCGACGAGACGGGACGGGACGTGGCGCGCTACTTCTTCCTCATGCGCAAACCCGACGCCCAGATGGTTTTCGACCTGGGACTGGCCCTGGACGAGTCCGAAAAGAATCCGGTCTACAAGGTCAAGTACGCCCACGCCCGCATGATGAGCATCTTTCGGCGCGCCGGCGTGGATCCGGACGGCGCCGGAGACGGGGCGGATCTGGATCTCCTGAATGACCCGGCCGAGGTGGACCTGATTCAGCGCCTGGCCCAGTTCCCGGAAGTGGTGGAGCGGGCGGCGCAGGCTTCGAGCCCCCACCTGATCTGTGAGTACCTGGAAGGGACGGCCGGGGCGGTCAATTCGTGGTACCACGCCGGCAACCCCAGCAGACGACCCGAATTGGCGGTCCTGGTCGAGGACGAAGGGCTGCGACGCGCGCGCCTGGCGCTGGCGCGCGGTATCCGCACCGTGCTTCGCAACGGTCTGGCGCTGTTGGGCCTGGAGGCCCCCGATCGCATGGAC
Encoded here:
- the argS gene encoding arginine--tRNA ligase, which translates into the protein MTDALERQLAEIARALGVHGAVEVHLEKPRNPEHGDVASNLALVLAGRLGRPPREIAAEVLERLDRAAAGVATAEIAGPGFINFRLASGVVRERLAAILTAAERWGRSSAGRGRRVQVEFVSANPTGPLHVAHGRGAAFGDAIASLLEWTGHDVEREFYVNDAGAQIDKLGESVEARWRQSRGEEATLPEGGYQGDYVVELAGRLDGVLGERLSAMDVAERCALLALEAKAEMREAQRLDLEAFGVEFDSFFAESRVYETGAIGATLDDLAARGLTYEEGGALWLRTSAHGDDKDRVLIKSDGSYTYFLPDIAYHRDKAERGFERLIDVWGADHHGYVARMQAALASLGHPGMLDVQIVQMVRVMRDGEEVKLSKRAGDIVTLRDLIDETGRDVARYFFLMRKPDAQMVFDLGLALDESEKNPVYKVKYAHARMMSIFRRAGVDPDGAGDGADLDLLNDPAEVDLIQRLAQFPEVVERAAQASSPHLICEYLEGTAGAVNSWYHAGNPSRRPELAVLVEDEGLRRARLALARGIRTVLRNGLALLGLEAPDRMDRREPA
- a CDS encoding methylmalonyl-CoA mutase family protein; the protein is MNGPGERERWEETTLADAHARGPERRATFETPGGIPIDPVYTGRDAPAEEEIGFPGEWPFTRGVQATMYRGRLWTMRQYAGFGTAEETNARYRYLLERGTTGLSVAFDLPTQMGYDSDHAMAAGEVGRVGVAVDGIADMRALFADIPLERVSTSMTINATAPILLALYVALADERGVARDELAGTIQNDILKEYIARGTYIYPVEPSLRFITDVFAFCALELPRWNTVSISGYHIREAGATAAQEVAFTFANALEYADRAVAAGQDIEEFGRRLSFFFAAHNDLFEEVAKFRAARRLWAHLVRERYGGSDRAARLRFHTQTGGVTLQAQQPQVNLVRVAVQALAAVLGGTQSLHTNAYDEALALPTEESAGLALRTQQVLAHETGVGDAVDPLGGSYYVEALTTEIERRARAYLSRVEELGGAARAIGFFQQEIERAAYEHQLAVESGERVVVGVNAFQEEATPPRIEAPDFAELERRQRERLAELRADRDDAGVSEALSAVRAAALGTDNLMPPIINAVKAGATLGELSDELRGAWGVYRPA
- a CDS encoding penicillin-binding protein activator encodes the protein MSSTRAVLARAAALATLLLAPLSACASAGPPPTGGPEAVPPLARGPTTAAERAEAANRLEAARASLREGDYAVALSRAEEIVVEFAATPASSPALLVAARAALELEDFDGADRRARRYAGLFPGDEDGARPALDILADSRERRTRAAGNRDRRTLVLGAIVPQSGSRVLERYGELVMEGARLAIDTFRSATERDVDLRVADDGSDQALGARLVLSLEEQGADGILGPLLSESLTAAADARVNTDVPMISPTASEHPSADRNAYTLNGPNPVDAETLADYALRRGFARVAIVHPRTPGFELLAAAFRDRLVAGGREPTLIIPYAPEKTTFRDVIEEMTAAGVEVVYAPTDQRGVRQLAPQLAFLGDSLATLEVLGNDAWASDEVLRLVEPGALEGVVAATSAGATTADTMHAAFVERYESTYRRTLDNPFPALAYDATLLLLRQAAAGREGEEAQGIAADTWHRGATGWIGVRDGIIVRRPRLVRIEAGRVMPIALAE
- a CDS encoding zinc ribbon domain-containing protein yields the protein MPTYEYRCPEGHDFEAFQKMSDPPVASCPECGRDGERRLSGGAGLLFKGSGFYTTDYRSESYKRAAASEADASGDKDAGGAKESSSKEAKKAPPGSGEASGADAG
- a CDS encoding biotin/lipoyl-containing protein encodes the protein MRYHVAVGERTYEVEVDGDSVRLDGREVEVDLASAIDSPVGHLMLDGRSWTVVAEPGETAGSWLVALAGSAPAEVEVVDDRTLAIRALTQTGAGTRGPEPLKAPMPGLIVRVEVGEGESVSAGQAVIVMEAMKMQNELRAAAAGVVRRVAVEPGAAVERGATLVEFAEGGS
- a CDS encoding acyl-CoA carboxylase subunit beta; translated protein: MRERLARLEELRTEAAKGGGERRLATQHERGKLSARERLDLLLDEESFVELDRFVTHRATGFGLEEQRILGDGVVTGWGTIHGRLVYVFSQDFTVFGGSLSEAHAEKIVKVMDLALRNGAPVIGLNDSGGARIQEGVVSLGGYADIFLRNTLASGVVPQISAILGPCAGGAVYSPAITDFVFMTRGTSYMFVTGPNVVKTVTHEDVDMEGLGGADVHAGTSGVAHFACDSEPECLERIRALFAYIPQNNGEDPPTRATEDPFDRMDEALLDVVPDDPSQPYDIHDVIRCVVDDGAFYEVQPDFAANIVVGFAHLGGRSVGIVANQPAVLAGVLDIDSAVKGARFVRFCDAFNIPLLVFEDVPGFLPGVAQEHGGIIRHGAKLLYAFCEATVPRLTVITRKAYGGAYDVMNSKHIRGDVNFAWPTAEIAVMGPKGAVEILFRREIADADDPAAAASAREAEYRERFAHPYIAAGRGYVDDIIDPRETRPLLINALDTLRAKRAKNPPRKHGNIPL
- a CDS encoding acetyl-CoA carboxylase biotin carboxylase subunit, whose amino-acid sequence is MLVANRGEIALRVVRACHDLGVPAVAVFSDADRTAPHVLAAAEARHLGASPASESYLRGDAIIAAARESGCDAVHPGYGFLAENAAFAQAVADAGLIFVGPPAAAIAAMGDKTEARRRMAQVGVPVVPGTVEPLEDPDAAAEAAREVGYPVLIKAVGGGGGKGMRVVGASEELADAFRAARAEAVAAFGDGRVYLERFLQGPRHIEIQVLADAHGAVVHLGERECSIQRRHQKLVEEAPSGVLSAAQRKEMGGAAVAAARAVGYASAGTVEFLWVDGRFYFLEMNTRLQVEHPVTEFVTGIDLVEWQLRVAAGERLPFEQEDIRLRGHAIECRITSEDPRHGFLPSTGVVRHLQVPAGPGVRWDGGIARGQEVTLHYDPLLGKLIAHAPTREAAIARMSRALAELRIVGVDTSVPFHRALMDHPEFRAGDLDIGFLEHHGEELGLGPDGDGRDEAIAVTAALAEHRRRRRTAVRRVDGAGRSGSRWRDLGWR